In one Modestobacter sp. L9-4 genomic region, the following are encoded:
- a CDS encoding chorismate mutase → MSTSTDPAAQIDALRGEIDACDAQIIELVQRRVAISQEIGALRTASGGTRLSLSREQRVLDRFRAALGDDGASLGMMLLRQGRGRL, encoded by the coding sequence ATGAGCACCAGCACCGACCCGGCCGCCCAGATCGACGCGCTGCGCGGCGAGATCGACGCCTGCGACGCCCAGATCATCGAGCTCGTGCAGCGCCGGGTGGCCATCTCCCAGGAGATCGGCGCCCTGCGCACCGCCAGCGGCGGCACCCGGCTGTCGCTGTCCCGCGAGCAGCGGGTGCTCGACCGCTTCCGCGCCGCGCTGGGCGACGACGGCGCCTCGCTCGGGATGATGCTGCTGCGCCAGGGCCGCGGCCGGCTGTGA